From Pseudoalteromonas viridis, the proteins below share one genomic window:
- a CDS encoding TetR/AcrR family transcriptional regulator has translation MSDKRALLLNNALELFYQKGTGTVGINEIIAHSGVAKKTLYHHFSSKEDLILAALSLRDQRYLQWLNEKLADAQSNADLIRQLFNALNDWFNDRATELGQFRGCFFINTAGESATLDPQILNRCASHKVAVRRLITDCLPQPNDKLVDGLCLLKEGATTSAFVQGDKQAALRCIDIALALDTQAPFSV, from the coding sequence ATGTCCGACAAACGAGCGTTACTGCTGAACAATGCGTTAGAGCTGTTTTACCAAAAAGGCACGGGGACGGTTGGGATCAATGAGATCATTGCACACAGCGGCGTTGCCAAGAAGACCCTGTATCATCACTTTAGCTCAAAGGAGGATCTTATCCTCGCCGCTTTATCACTTCGAGACCAAAGGTACTTGCAGTGGCTGAACGAAAAACTCGCGGATGCGCAAAGCAATGCCGATTTAATCAGGCAGCTGTTTAATGCTCTGAATGACTGGTTCAATGACCGCGCCACCGAGCTGGGTCAGTTCAGGGGGTGTTTTTTTATCAATACAGCGGGTGAATCTGCAACCCTGGATCCACAAATTTTGAACCGCTGTGCCAGTCATAAAGTCGCAGTGAGGCGCCTTATTACTGACTGCTTGCCCCAGCCTAATGACAAACTGGTTGATGGCTTGTGTTTACTTAAAGAAGGGGCCACAACCTCCGCTTTTGTGCAGGGAGATAAGCAAGCCGCATTGCGCTGCATTGACATTGCCCTGGCTCTCGATACACAAGCGCCTTTTTCTGTGTAA
- a CDS encoding HPP family protein, with product MSNWTVSLSAGVGTMLAITVLALIGHHNQEYWLLMAAFGASCVLIFAVPESPLAKARNVIAGHCLTALVGVVFATFIPVNALSLGIATGLAVMLMVLSKTVHPPAGANPLFIMLTGQSWAFLLFPVLTGAICLVLIGRGYHQIRALWFA from the coding sequence ATGTCAAACTGGACTGTTTCTTTATCTGCGGGTGTCGGCACTATGCTGGCAATTACCGTACTTGCGCTGATTGGGCATCACAATCAGGAGTATTGGTTGCTGATGGCGGCGTTCGGTGCATCTTGCGTGCTTATTTTCGCGGTACCCGAGAGTCCGCTTGCGAAAGCGCGAAATGTGATCGCGGGTCATTGTCTTACCGCTTTGGTGGGCGTCGTGTTTGCTACTTTTATCCCTGTTAATGCACTGTCGTTAGGGATCGCAACGGGATTGGCTGTGATGTTGATGGTTTTAAGTAAAACGGTACATCCGCCTGCCGGCGCAAATCCGTTGTTTATCATGTTGACCGGGCAAAGCTGGGCGTTCTTACTGTTTCCGGTTTTAACCGGTGCCATATGCCTGGTACTGATAGGTCGGGGCTATCATCAGATCCGTGCACTTTGGTTTGCTTAA